In a single window of the Terriglobus roseus genome:
- a CDS encoding TerC/Alx family metal homeostasis membrane protein: MPNAQPIDWIVFHALLLVLLGLEVLLLHKTTPETAPRRSYAATALWILGAIAFGGWVYVRMHPQLGQEFLAGYALEESLSIDNLFVFLLLFKSFRVEPAKQRRVLFWGILGAVILRAGFIVAGVELLAKFDWVTYIFAVVLLIAAVRLVLPEDHEHPKKPGWQTWLEKRQPISLSQDAFTSVENGRRIPTVLMLALVGIAFADFVFALDSIPAVLSITRHTFIAYTSNILAVMGLRSLFFVLTHALGKLAYLHYGLAAVLAFAAGKMLAAPWIDVTPMISLVVIFAILAVTIVVSLLLERKQKTA; this comes from the coding sequence ATGCCTAACGCCCAGCCTATCGACTGGATCGTCTTCCATGCGCTCCTGTTAGTCCTGTTGGGACTCGAAGTCCTGCTGCTTCACAAGACCACGCCAGAGACCGCGCCGCGCCGCTCCTACGCTGCGACCGCGCTCTGGATCCTGGGCGCGATCGCCTTTGGCGGATGGGTCTACGTCCGCATGCACCCACAGCTCGGCCAGGAATTCCTCGCGGGCTACGCGCTGGAAGAGTCGCTGTCGATCGATAATCTGTTCGTCTTCCTGCTGCTCTTCAAGAGCTTCCGCGTTGAGCCTGCGAAGCAGCGCCGCGTGCTCTTCTGGGGCATTCTCGGTGCGGTCATTCTGAGAGCCGGCTTCATCGTCGCGGGCGTGGAACTGCTGGCGAAGTTTGACTGGGTCACCTACATCTTCGCTGTCGTGCTCTTGATCGCAGCCGTGCGATTGGTTTTACCGGAAGATCACGAACACCCGAAGAAGCCTGGCTGGCAGACATGGCTGGAGAAGCGCCAGCCCATCTCTCTTTCGCAGGACGCCTTCACGTCGGTCGAAAACGGCCGCCGCATTCCCACCGTGCTGATGCTGGCTCTAGTGGGCATCGCGTTTGCGGACTTCGTCTTTGCGCTCGACTCCATTCCCGCCGTCCTCTCGATCACGCGACACACATTCATCGCATACACATCGAACATCCTCGCGGTCATGGGACTGCGCTCGCTCTTCTTCGTGCTGACCCACGCGCTGGGCAAGCTGGCTTATCTACACTATGGTCTCGCCGCCGTGCTGGCCTTCGCCGCGGGCAAGATGCTTGCCGCACCATGGATCGACGTCACGCCAATGATCTCGCTCGTGGTGATCTTCGCGATTCTGGCCGTGACGATCGTGGTGTCGTTGCTGCTCGAACGCAAGCAGAAGACTGCATAG